The genomic DNA AGTCCAGAGGATTTGGGGTATTCCTTAAGCGCACAGCAGTTAATTCGGATCCATTTTGCTGATGACCTTCAGCAAATGTTAGTGCAGCTAACGGTTTCACCCCAGCGCTTAGAATTAGTCGCTTTAGATGGCTTTGCTACGCCGCTATTTAAGTTGGATTATGATGGTGAGACTCTTAAGCAACAGAGCTTTGTTCCGCAACTAGACAGTGCGATGGCTGAATTTATTTTGGCTGACATTCAGTTGGTTTATTGGCCCTTAGCGCGTTTGCAGCAGCTGCTGCAAACGCAGTCTTTTGAACTAAAAGAAACGGCTTGCCAGCAAGCAGAGCATTGCCGCAGTCTCTATCAAGAGCAGCAATTAGTGAGTCAGGTGGAATACCATGGTAGTGAGCTTTGGCAAGACGAGGTGAGTTTAAAAAACTTCCTAGCCAACTACCAGATTGAAATATCGACCTTAGAGGTGAAAGTAAATGAGTAAGCTGTATGGTTTACCTGCTATGGCCGTGATTTGTGCCTTGGGGAATGACAAACAAGGGCTTTGGCAGAATTGGTTAAGTGGCAAGCTTGATACCATGCAATTGCGTGATGATTTGATCCCCGAGACTACGGTTCGGGTTGGCGCGGTGCAGCAAACCCTGCCAGAGTGTGATCCTCGCTGGCCGCATTTAGCCAGCCGTAATATTCAATTATTAGAGGCGGCACTAGGGCAAATTGAGGATGAATTAAATCAGCTATTAGAACAACATCAAGCGTCACGGATTGCCATCGTTTTGGGCACCAGTACCTCGGGTATTTCAGCCGGTGAGCAGGCTTTGGCGGCGCGACAAGAGCAACAGTTTGCCGACGACTTCCATTATGCCCAACAAGAGATGGGCAGCCCCGCTGTTTATCTAAAGCAGCGACTAGGGCTTAGCGGGCCGGCTTATTGTATTTCTACTGCGTGTTCATCAAGTGCTAAAGTCTTTGCTAGTGGGCGTAACCTATTGGCTTCGGGAATGGCCGACGCCGTTATTCTAGGTGGGGTGGATAGCTTGTGTAAGCTAACGCTAAATGGTTTCAAAGCCTTAGAATCGGTGGCTGAAAATGATGCTCGCCCCTTCGGTAAAGGGCGTGATGGAATTAACATTGGTGAAGGGGCGGCGCTGTTTATCATGACTAAGCAGGCCAGTGAAGTGAATTTACTGGGGGTGGGAGAAAGTGCCGATGCCCATCACATGTCTGC from Agarivorans gilvus includes the following:
- a CDS encoding DUF3261 domain-containing protein encodes the protein MIRTVCFVSLCYLLAACSSLGPAVTQPRTLLSPEDLGYSLSAQQLIRIHFADDLQQMLVQLTVSPQRLELVALDGFATPLFKLDYDGETLKQQSFVPQLDSAMAEFILADIQLVYWPLARLQQLLQTQSFELKETACQQAEHCRSLYQEQQLVSQVEYHGSELWQDEVSLKNFLANYQIEISTLEVKVNE
- a CDS encoding beta-ketoacyl-ACP synthase, with protein sequence MSKLYGLPAMAVICALGNDKQGLWQNWLSGKLDTMQLRDDLIPETTVRVGAVQQTLPECDPRWPHLASRNIQLLEAALGQIEDELNQLLEQHQASRIAIVLGTSTSGISAGEQALAARQEQQFADDFHYAQQEMGSPAVYLKQRLGLSGPAYCISTACSSSAKVFASGRNLLASGMADAVILGGVDSLCKLTLNGFKALESVAENDARPFGKGRDGINIGEGAALFIMTKQASEVNLLGVGESADAHHMSAPHPEGKGAEQAIRAALSEASLSPEQIDYINLHGTATPLNDAMEALAVERVFGSAVACSSSKHQTGHTLGAAGAIENALCWLLLHPQFNSDAQLPGMYASYQRDAATNNINLLFEDTQSLKPRSIKACLSHSFAFGGSNAVVCLGNKDAIL